AGTTGACCTCCATTACCAACCGGCGACCTTTGCTCCAGCGAAAAAGCTGGGTCAGAGTCGAATGAAAGAGCTTGAATGGCGCGAGACGGGGCCCTTGATTCAACGCGTTCCCCCTTGAATTAACGAAGGAACGAACGTGCTTGTTTTCACGCGTGATACGAGCGCCAAATGTTTTGGCTGCTCGAGGCCATCGAGCACGTATCCTAACTCCATCATATGAGACCACAGAAGTGGGTGTTTTTCATTTGGATAACAATTGAATTGCATTATACATGCAATTGCTACGATAGAATACAACCTTGAGAAAGAAGGTAAGATGTCAGTTATGACCTTAGAAAAGTAGTCTCGAGCGGCCAAAATATTCGACGCTGACTTTGATCTTTAGAATGGAGGCGATTTTTGTGGATTCGAAATTTCCATTTGGCGATCGTACTTGACTTTGGCTTTCGTTTGGAGGACCCCTTTTTATCGCGATAAGATAACCCTATTAAGCTTATCGATACGCGATAGGCTGTGTCCTATCGAGGCCCTTTAAAAGCCTTTGGCAGTGTAGATCGTCTGCATTTCGTTATTGCAAGTTTCGAAGGTTTCGGTGCTGTGCGAGGAAAGTAGAAATTGAGAAGCGAGGGACTCGATTCCGATGGTTCGTTATGCAAAATCTTATCTTTggaattttgttattttttttattttgaatcgaTATCAGATCGAGGATTAGGGGAATTCCATTTGAATTAGTCGCACTTCTGATAGCAGGGGGGCCAATTCGGAATTCTATCATTGATTGGCTTACTTGATACTATCGTTTATCGATGTTGTTGATAAGAATTTGTAGAAAGTAGTAGAAAATGTCAAGAGTTAAATATCTCTTCTGAGAGGATTAAGATATCAATAAgtcatggtggtcaccggtggccGTCGTGTCTGGACATTGAAAAAAGGCGTGGCAGTAAACGCTATAATAGTTAACGAGACGATATTGCAACTTCTGAGCTGTTTCGATTGGTACATtcagcgtatacagggtgtccggccactcctgggaaaaattttaatagaggattctagaggccaaaataaaacgaaaatcaagaataccaatttgatgatggagacatcgttaaaaagttattaacaattaaattcaacaatttcaaatcgttctggaaaaattattttcagttacaagggtatattacaatcatttttggtcaataagcataccctcaaaatcctacgcatttctgagaaaaaattcgagtaggtagacaaatttttcaagaaaattgaaaagtttcaaatcgtcctaaaaaaattatttttagttgcagggatcaattacaataatttttggtgaacagacatacccccgaaatcctaaccattttcgagaaaaaaattcgagaatgagtgaaatttttcgacaaaattaaaaaatatcaaatcgttctaaaaaaattatttttagttgcagggatcaattacaataatttttggtgaacagacatacccccgaaatcttgcgcgttttcgagaaaaaaattcgaatagttggtcaaatttttcgacaaaattaaaaaatatcaaatcgttctaaaaaaattatttttagttgcagggatcaattacaataatttttggtgaacagacatacccccgaaatcttgcgcgttttcgagaaaaaaattcgaatagttggtcaaatttttcgacaaaattaaaaaatatcaaatcgttctaaaaaaattatttttagttgcagggatcaattacaataatttttggtgaacagacatacccccgaaatcttgcgcgttttcgagaaaaaaattcgaatagttggacaaatttttcgacaaaattaaaaaatatcaaatcgttcaaaaaaaattatttttagttgcagggatcaattacaatcatttttggtgaatagacatacccccgaaatccaacgcgttttcgagaaaaaaattcgagtaggtagacaaatttttcaagaaaattaaaaaatatcaaatcgttctaaaaaaattatttttagttgcagggatcaattacaataatttttggtgaacagacatgcccccgaaatcttgcacgttttcgagaaaaaaattcagtactggcggaacttcaaacgttaataactttttaacgaagcctccatcaagaaattggtattcttgattttcgtcttattttggcctctagaatcccccattaaaatttttcccaggggtgttcgaacaccctgtatattagaatCGTGAACTTCGAACAATGGCGGACGCCCCTTCTTCGTTTCTATAATACCCAATATTCCAATGGTTGCTTCAGATATGCTAATCCTCGATAAGCGAAAACAATTCAGTCGGAATCGTAGATATTGTAATACCTTTGACCCAGAAGAAACGTTATGCAACAATCGCGAATTAATATTGTCGGCGGTGGAGCTCGGGGGACACGTGGTCGTTGAAAAGAATCTCGGTTGGATCCATTGTGATTACGTCTGCCATTGTCCGACGACGATTGATGTTGTACGCGGTATATTCGACAAGGAAAATGTAAAAACTCGTTACAATGAACACGTGTCGCATAATTGGCACAATGGATTCCATCAAACGTCTTGCGACAATAGATTCCGTTCATTAGAACGTAAAAGACTTCACAgatcgcctttttcgcgttacaaaaaaggaattgtcacTCGTGCAAGAAGTAGAGTTTTctattaaatagaaatattttattttcatcccAGTCGGAGATTTAGTCTGCAGGaaatatttcatttcatttGACCCAGTTTATAGGTTATGTATGGCTTAGACAAAACTCGAGTTCGCGAATATCGCGATGTTTGGCGATGATTTACTGGAGATGCTTTATCGATCATACACGGTTTCTATGGAGCGTGGCTATGTACCTACGGTcttctttttatatttaaatcgaCCTTCGGTAATCACAGAACTCTGGCATCATTCTTTACGAAACAGTTATTAAAGTTTGCTCGAGATATTTTCGGCAGAAATGTTAATTAAGTCTTCGTCGACTTTGATACCAGAACTTATGAATATTTAAGGTATGAAAAAAATGACAAATCgaagaagaaaaatatatttatactttatttttaatattacttaATACTATtcattgtacaatttttattttctcgcaTCTACcattgtataaaatattatttgagatCACATCTTGCGTACACTGGAAGCtcgataaattaatttacaaagtAGAAAACATCTAGGAACGATATGATacatataattaaataatttagtaaCTTTTAAAGCGTATAGAACTTAAGTACGTTAAGGATTTTAATACTTAAAAATTCTTAAGAATCAAGACAGGAGTCTCGAGGCTTCTAAGGCTTCGAATCAGATTCGAAGTAATTCGATTTTTATGTTATTTCATAGCTACGAAGCGTTTCAAGCTTCATCGCGTAGAGGTCGCTTTAACCTTCTTCTCCGCCGGGCTGATTTTGGCGAAAGTGGCGCCATCGAAAGACTTGACCACCGTCTTCTTTCGGTTGTTCCCTAAACCGAGTCGTTTCGCCTCTCTTCTCTCGTTCAAAACGTTCTCCGTCTCCTCGACGTTGCACGAATGCTCTTTGTGTGCTTCGTCGTCCATCGAATTCGTCTTTTTCGACGATCGTTCGAGCTTTCGGTTTTTCGTTCTCGACTCTCCGTCGAACGTTATTTTGCCGTCGTCCCCTTCGTACCTAACCTTGTTTCGCGATGATTTCGGCCCCAGCAACACTCGACCCCCATCCCCCCGGTATTCCACGTCCCCCAAGTTCAAATCGATCCTCAATCGACATGCATCGCCGATCACGCGCACGCATCCGTAGTTCTTGCCGACAGTAACGGTGCATCCGTCGCCGACGATCTCGAGGATCTGTTCGTTGGAGGATAATTTTAAGGACAAACCGTCGCCGCGGATCTTCCTCACGTTCACCTCTGCGACGCCCATGTTTCTCAAACGATCGCGTGCTCGTGTAATCGTAGAATTGTTTCTGTAAATCGAAACTGACCGAGAAAACTTATGCAATGCGAGCAGATCGGTTTCACGGGTGTTATCCGAGAGTTTCTCGCCGTTTCGACGGCTCGTTCGCGAGACAATCGGTCCGTCGTTAAAAAGAATCGTCCGTTCTTTCGTGTCCCTCTCGCGGGCAGTCCAGCGACTTAACGTGAGTGTTTCTTTGCTTTCGGAAGTTTCGGTAGTCTTCTTTCTCCACGATGATCGACTGATGCAACTTTCGAGTGGAAATAAACTGTGGAACGTTCCTTCGTCGATCGTCCAAGCAGAAGTACGTTTCGCGAGCGCCTCTGTGACACAGCGCGAATTTCAGCGTCGCGTCGCCGTAATAATGGTTCCGCTCGTGCAACGGGTCCTCTAGGTCGACCAATCGCGGTGTCCAGTATTCGGGAGTTCCCCGTCGAGACAACAGCGGCGCGCCACGGGCGCTTTGAAAGTTCTCACTTCTGGTCGATTATCACGATCGGGAGTAATAACTATGACGTTCTCGTAAACAGCTTGTTGGGATGAACCGCGGCGATAGGAAGCTCCATTCAACAAATAGACAATCTCTCTGGTTCATGTCTACGTATCTTATACATGTGTATGACATAGAGATATTTCTTCTATAATTCGAAAATGTGTTATGGAAAGCTATTATATGGTCGTAGTGTAAAACGCTTCCGGGAATTGCTCGCATTCGCGTTGGCATTTATCAGCCTCGATGAATCGCTCGAGAGATACGACGCGATTGATTCTTTTGGAGAGGGGATAATTATTCAATGACAACGTGTGGAGTACGATACGAGGAGCACTCGAAACGCGTTGTACGCGATTCAGCCGCGTGCAAAAGGGGAACACCGGTCGGTGACGCGAAGAATGCTCCGTCAATTACGATTGAAATACACGTAATAGCGCGGAAGAGGAAGAGGGGGACGGTGGGCGAGCAAAACACGCGACAGATTAAGACAGAGCGATTACTGGCGCGAGTGGACGAGCGCGGCCATTATTTCTGCGGATTTGATAAACGATCGTGGGCgccttttttttcgttttggaTATGGTCGCGATACGGCTGGTCAGATACGAAATTTAAACGTTCCAACGAATTTTTAACGAatatatcgaaaatataaaaacTTTTCTAGGTGAAATTCACTTTTTCGACAACGTTTTTGGTACTGCTTAGGTTCTAATCGCAAGGTTTCACGACCGTTGGAAAAAGTTTCGCAAGCGAGACACACCTCGGATTCTCGCGGTCGCAGCGAATGATAAATTACACGCTACGATTGCGTAATACGGTAACGCACGATCATAATTTCGCGCCGGTATAGCAATCCCATTTCGCCTCTGGGTACTCACCGTTTaagcacatacagggtgttcgcctctggggaaaaattttaatgaaggattttagaggccaaaataagacgaaaatcaagaatatcaatttgtcgatggaggcttcgttaaaaagttattaacgtttaaacttctgccagtacagaatttttttctcgaaaacgcgtaggatttcgtgtgtatgtctattcaccaaaaatgattgcaattgaccccttcaactaaaaataatttttttagaacgatctgaaattttttaattttgtcgaaaaatttgtccacctattcgaatttttttctcgaaaacgcgtaggatttcgggagtatgtctattcaccaaaaattattgcaattgactccttcaactaaaaataatttttttagaacgatttgaaacttttcaattttcttcaaaaatttgtctacctactcgaatttttttctcgaaaacgcgtaggatttcgggggtatgtctattcatcaaaaatgattgcaattgaccccttcaactaaagataatttttttagaacgatctgaaattttttaattttgtcgaaaaatttgtccacctattcgaatttttttctcgaaaacgcgtagaatttcgagggtatgtctattcatcaaaaatgattgcaattgaccccttcaactaaaaataatttttttagaacgatctgaaattttttaattttgtcgaaaaatttgtccacctattcgaatttttttctcgaaaacgcgtagaatttcgagggtatgtctattcaccaaaaatgattgcaattgaccccttcaactaaaaataatttttttagaacgatctgaaattttttaattttgtcgaaaaatttgtccacctattcgaatttttttctcgaaaacgcgtaggatttcgtgtgtatgcctgttcaccaaaaatgattgcaattgccccccgcaattaaaaataatttttttagaacgatttgaaatttttcaattttcttcaaaaatttgtctacctactcgaatttttttctcgaaaacgcgtaggatttcgggggtatgtctattcaccaaaaatgattgcaattgccccccgcaattaaaaataatttttttagaacgatttgaaattttttaattttgtcgaatcggGTCTACTTCAAGCTGAGATCGCGGAGGAAAATTTTATACTATTTAATAACCGCTGTTACGATTGCATTTCGTAACCTTGTTTGTCGAGAATTTCCTCGATCTATTTGGACCAAGATTGGGCGTCCGGGCGAGCCCTAAAACGATTGGTCCGCGCGCGTTTCATTTTCGTGATTCCTGGAAGGAACGCCGTCCGGATATTATTCATCGGTAATCGAATATGGCCGTGATTGCCGTGTACTATGGTCAAAATCCGGATTTTAATTGCTTTCCATCGATTCCGTCTGTCCTTGGTACTGGACATTTCGTTGTTTCAACCGTGAATCgcaattctttttattatttttatcccGACCGTGACCGTTTGTTCGTAAAAATAGAAACGATCGAAGATTATTATTAACGGGCTGTTAATTCGTACCGAATCTCTGTTTCGTGCGAACGAACTGTTGGAACGTCCTTTTGTTGCGTCATTTCCTGCTCGATCGTCGATGAGGAATACACCAGGCGAACTGTGCCATCGATCGCGTTCAAACTTCGCAAGGAATTTTGTGTCTATTGCGTCATAGGCTTGTTAGTATGCTCTGGTGCACGAAAAAGCCGGAAAAAGGAAATCGGTTTTGTTCAAAATCGCCAAACATTCACATTCGAGGGAGTGACTTTGACAACTCGATTTTCTTATGGTTCAAATATGAACATAGTGTTAATTTTAATACGTATGAaactgtggcgtcacctcccgtaCTGGCCACCAGAGGGCTTTCTCGCAAGCGCTTGACTGACCCCTtctttatacaggatgttcggccacccttgggaaaaattttaatggggcattctagaggccaaaataagacgaaaatcaagaataccaatttgttgatagaggcttcattaaaaagttattaacaattaaattcaaaaatttcaaatcgttctggaaaaattattttcggttgcgggggtcaattacaatcatttttggtcattactcatacccccgaaatcctacccactttctagaaaaaaattcgagaaggtgtgaaatttttcgacggaaaaaaaaaatttcaaatcgttttgaaaaaattattttcggttgcaggtgtcaattacaatcatttttggtcattacccatacccccgaaatcctacccactttctagaaaaaaattgagtTTTGCTTCATCAGCAAAGCGTTGCCACAAAACGAATCGTtggatattgaaataaaaagggTCGTTGGTGTTTTCTGTTCAGAATGGCGACCGCGAAATGAGTGTCTCCCCGCAGAACGAGCAAGCCAGCCTCGAGATGGATACGCCACTCGAGGACAATAGCCTTAAAGTGTCGTCGGTGCATAACGTGGCGAGACAGGATTCAGGAGTACCAGAGGATCTGGCGTCGCCCGTGGGCGACACCAGCAAGCTGTTGGACGAGGAGGATCCAGACGGCACGATGAACAGCAGCGACTGTAACATCACCGTGATCCACGTGACGGAGTCCGAGTCGCACAAAGCCGACGAGAGCAGCGACAGGAAGGATTACGCGGTCGAAGGAAAGGACAGCAAGGACGGCAGCGACAGCGGCGTGGAGGGTTGCGCCACCGAGGTTCCCAGGGTAAAGATCGATCGCTACTTCTTCGTAGAAAACGCGGCGGGTCGTTGCGCCGTTCAATTATTTATTCGAAGGGAATCGAGCTCTGGTAGTCATAGTTTCGGTTGGTCGTGGTCTTGGGGCCACTTCGAGACCAACATTCTGCTATTTACCTTCCTTCATGGAGTGATCATATCAGTAGGTTTTATGGAGACGTCGAAAATGTTAATACTCGTGGTTACACAGAGTAGATTGCAATTTCTCCAAGGCCCCCGTTACCCAAACGACCCTCTACACATCTGTCCCTCACGTTGTCCTACTTTTCAGGTCCGTAGTCGTAACAGTATAGATTACGCGAGCAGTTGCGGCGGCCTTGACGAAGCGTCCTGCGACTCCAGTTTGGTGAGCTGTTGCTCCGTGTACGAGGACCCGTGCGCCACGTTGCCCGACGACGTGAGACTGACCACCGGCGGCGAGGGTACCAGCGAGGGCGGCAGCGAGAGCTCCTCCATCGCGGGCAGCGTGTCGGTCCGCACGAGCAGAACGAACACCAAGAGGACGGTGGCCGCGTCGAACGTAGGTAAGAAGAAGGCCAGCGCGACGGAGGCGCAGAAAACCAGCCGCGCGAAACCGGTGGCGCCCGTCAGCAGCAACTATCTGTCGACCACGCCGCGGACGAAGCCCCGCACCATCACGCCGAGGAGTATCCTGAGCAAGGCGCAGCCGGTGACGAGGGACAGGGCCAGATCGCGGGAGAAGTCGACGGTGAAGGAGGGCACCTGCGACAATACGCCGACCAGTAGCCGTGTGTCGACGTCGTTCCGCTCCGGGACGGTCGCCATGCCTCCGCGAACGAGGACGAGACCGATCCCGGACTCACTGCCATCAGCGTTGACCACGGAGATAAACAAAGACTTGGCGCAGCGGGGACGCGGTCCTGGCGGCAGTTGCAGGTCCAGAGGAGGATCTAGTACCCGGGGCGCGCGCACACCGAGCTCCACGCCGTCCGAGGAGGTGAGGAAACCTCTGTGCGCGCCCAGGGTACCGTACACGGGTCGGACGGAGGCTGGCAGAGCCGGCAAGACCGACAAGTCGACCATCAACGCGGACAACAAGGCTCTGGACACGTACGCCACGCTGCCTAGAAGAAACAGATCCAAGATCAGCATTCCCAAGATCGGCGAGAAGACGGACAAGGTCACCAGGAGTAGGTCCGGTAGCAGAGACGCCAGTCTGAGCAGGCAGATAGAGAGGAAGGTCGCTGGAAAGGAGTCCGTCGTTCACAAAAGCCTGCCGCCGTACCCTAGACACAAAACAGCGGAGAAGACGCGCATTTATCACGAGACCAGCGTGCAAACTGGTTTGACCGGTCAGGATATAGAGAACGCATTGTCCGGGGTGCCGAGCGCCGTCGCGGGACCGGAAGTGGTCGAGAGACTGCACGAGGGCTGTCAGACGGAGGGCACGTGGGAGGACATGCAGACCATGCACACCGATCTGAAGCGGCTGAACGAGGAGACGTCGTGCCAGAAGGAGGAGAACGAGAAACTGAGGGCTGAGATCACGGAGGTGAAACGTCTGCTGGAGGAAGAGCAGGCCGATCATGCGTTCGCGAGGCAGGAACTGGATAGGAACGCGCAACGGGTCCTGGCGATGCTCGGGACGCCGCAATCCGAGCAAGCAGGTGCTTGTTGCATTTATTAAGGATTTAGAAACGAACAGTAGGAACAGTAGACCATGTTTCTCTAGATCGTTACACGGTGAATTTTAACCGTGGATTATTTGCAGAGGGCAGCGACAGTTTCCTGGAGCTTGAGTGCCATTTGCAGTCTTCCGGACAAGTGGTCGCTAGTCAGCAGTTAGAAATAGCGGATCTTCAGTCTTTGTGCCGTATGTTGAGTAGGGTAAGAAGCATTTGTAAATGTCGCAGCGAATAATAAAGTTTATGAAATAATATCCAAAATCACTGACTCCTCGTTGACCTTCGCGAAGGATTTGGAGAAGAGCCTGGCCGCCCAGAAGGCGTTGCTGCAACAGCAACAGGAATTAGAGGCAGAATCCGCCGAGATGCAAGACTTCCTTCAAGAAGAGAAAGCTACTCTGGTGGATGCTCTGAAAGAGGCGGAAACGGAGGTATTTTTTTTGTCAAACAAATTATCGAGAGTTTAATAATTTCCCGGATGTGTAATTTTTGCTCGATTCGTAGCTTTCGAAGAAGGAGGAGATGCTAACGAAACGCGAAGTGGAATTGGAACGGCAAACGGAGGAGTGCAAGCATTTAGTACGAATCAGTGAACAACGACGGTGCGTATTTGCAGTGGTTCTGGTTAGTGTCTTATTAAGGTAAATTGTAAATTATCTTTTTTCGTTTGTCGACAGACAAGAGAATTTATCTATGAGCATGAAATTGAATGCAGTCGAACGACGAAGCAGGGAACTGCTACTCACGCAAGGAGCTGCCGTTTCCGGTGCTGCAGTCGCGCTTTCCGGTCTGGGAACCAGGCTGGAAGGACTCGTGGACCAATTGATAACTTCCTACAATATCTCGGTGAAAGATCTCGAGGTGATGCCTTGTAATATTTATTATCATTGCACCGGTTACGTTCGGTAATTAATAGATAATTGGTATCATTCCCGTTCGTAGGACGTGATATATCATAACGAAGCGTACAGCAGAAGCAACAGCAGCATCGAGTCGAGTCCTGTTAGTTCGAAACATAGTCTGAAAGAGTGTACTCCTAGTCCAAAGAGCGGGTCCTTCGTTTCGGCGGTAATTGGGGCCATCCGGAACGCGGCAACGCATCCTTTCGCAACGAGGAATACGGATAAGAAGCCTACGTTAGAGACGGCCAAACAGATGTACAAAGGTACTTGcaggaattttatttaattttgtttagtgAAAAGCTTAGTTGGGCTCGTCTCTGTATGGCAAAGGGTCAATACGCGTGATTTGTTTGATTAGAATTGAGCATGGAGTCGTCGTCCGATTTACTCGATTTCGAAACCGAACCGTGCTTGATGATGGAGAGCGTGCTGGAAGATGTTCCTCTGCCCGACACGTACTCTCACAACATGGTGTCGAGCAGCGATTCATTGCGCAGAGCTTTGAGCTTCCCCGAGACGGTGGACGAGAGCAATCTAAAGAAGACCCGCATCAACGACGAGTGTTCCAGCCTAACGAATCTCACGCAAGCGATTCTGCATCGTCGTAAGGTAGCCGTGTTTCTTCGCGCAAAGATCGATGATTAAGAAACAGCGTATCAATTTACGTTATTCGCAGGTGGAGAACGAGGAGGACGATGACTGCGATTCGATTAGCGAATCGGACACTGGCACCAACGATGGTCCGCTGGCTTCGGATTATTGTCCCGCCGTTGGTCTTGTTGATCAAGTAATCGACGTAGATAATCTTGTTACTAAATTGTTAAAAGTGCTGCGAATCATACAGCTAGATAACGATACGTGTATACAGGAGCTGAAGGAGGAGAAGTAAGCTCGTGTTTCATTGCCATGGATTCCCAGTTGAAACCGGGGATCGAAAAAGTTCGAACGATGAAAATCGATGTTAACAATTTTCAATCCCCGGTCAAAACGCATGCAAACCGTCATTAAAACTGCGTGATAATTCACAGATCCGAATTAGAAACGAAATTGGTGGTAACCGTTACGGAATTAGAGGAGCTGCGTAAGATAGTGGACAACCTCCATCAGTCCGAAGAGATTTTAAACAATACCTCGGACAGAAGGCGCAGCGTGATGGAGAATTGTCGTCTGCTGATCAAAGAGGTAATGGTCGGCGATGTTAACGATACGTATCTATAAACATGCTTCTGAAGAcgtttttaaatcatttttttaacgAGCAATTGACTTTTTAAAAAAGATGTCAAATGGAATAATTCCTCTGTAGGCGGGTAAGGAGGAATTAAAATTTCACGAGCCCGCAGTTGCTAATAATAGTGGCCCTGGAGAAGCTACAGACTGCGAAGATCTCAACGCAAACGCAGCGGCTCAACTTCCTTCCTAAACGTGTTTactcatcttttttttttttattctttttttttattattttcgtctCTGATTATCGTTTGCATAAACTGTTCGTTGATGCTCAAGCGAAATCCACGTCGAAATATTCTAACGATTTGTCCGATAGAGTTAAGCGTGCAACGATGCACGTAAGAACTTCGTTCTTCGTCGAAACACGCCAACGTGATTTGGTAATATCGTAGTCTAAAAACTGCAGGCATTTTGCGTGTGTCGGAGTCATGTACAGCTTTCTTCGTTCCGTCATAACGGCAGGTATATTCGTGCGCTTTTAGTATTTTATCGTTGACTCGTATCGTGTATATAACAGACAAAGCCTCTATAATTTTGAAGCTGAATAAGTAGTCTATGATCACGAGTCGCGAACGTGGCCACGGTACGCACCGGGTCGTCATTCGATCGGTCGTAATTTAACTCATACTTTGAATCATTATCGTTTACGCGTaacattattaaattaaggGTCAGTTATCCCGCGTTAGAATTAATTGCGGTTAATTGCTTAAAgcgtagatcgaatcaaggaatACCTTAATCGTGACTAACGAATGAATTTCTCTATGCCCACCGAGTGCATTTTCATCGTGCCACAAaccacgatgaacatttttaaGAGTATTAATTCCTCGTGTACTAGGGAAGCGATTATAGATTTTAATGTACCTTAACGGATTCATTGAAGTTCACTTCTTCAttcgaatattaaaaaaaaaaacaaacacgtGTAATCTTCTAATGTGAAATACAGGGTACATTAGTTTTACGGTACAACATTATCATCGCGAGGATTGGCACTGTATTGACGAATGGGAATCCGTTGTCGATATTTGTAAACGTCCTTACATTTTCATCGGTAATCAATTGTCGAAGGCATCTTTCGTTGGAAACGTTATCAAAAGGGATAGACACGACGCAAATTGTTCCCCGCGAGCATTGAAaatgtaaagaaaaaaaaaaagaaaccacGTTACACAGAGCTGCTTTCTATTTTAATGGTGAGATATATTTGAGAAAACATATTCTTGTACACGG
The Colletes latitarsis isolate SP2378_abdomen chromosome 14, iyColLati1, whole genome shotgun sequence DNA segment above includes these coding regions:
- the Corn gene encoding microtubule-binding protein cornetto isoform X4 gives rise to the protein MQLSSGNKLWNVPSSIVQAENGDREMSVSPQNEQASLEMDTPLEDNSLKVSSVHNVARQDSGVPEDLASPVGDTSKLLDEEDPDGTMNSSDCNITVIHVTESESHKADESSDRKDYAVEGKDSKDGSDSGVEGCATEVPRVRSRNSIDYASSCGGLDEASCDSSLVSCCSVYEDPCATLPDDVRLTTGGEGTSEGGSESSSIAGSVSVRTSRTNTKRTVAASNVGKKKASATEAQKTSRAKPVAPVSSNYLSTTPRTKPRTITPRSILSKAQPVTRDRARSREKSTVKEGTCDNTPTSSRVSTSFRSGTVAMPPRTRTRPIPDSLPSALTTEINKDLAQRGRGPGGSCRSRGGSSTRGARTPSSTPSEEVRKPLCAPRVPYTGRTEAGRAGKTDKSTINADNKALDTYATLPRRNRSKISIPKIGEKTDKVTRSRSGSRDASLSRQIERKVAGKESVVHKSLPPYPRHKTAEKTRIYHETSVQTGLTGQDIENALSGVPSAVAGPEVVERLHEGCQTEGTWEDMQTMHTDLKRLNEETSCQKEENEKLRAEITEVKRLLEEEQADHAFARQELDRNAQRVLAMLGTPQSEQAEGSDSFLELECHLQSSGQVVASQQLEIADLQSLCRMLSRDLEKSLAAQKALLQQQQELEAESAEMQDFLQEEKATLVDALKEAETELSKKEEMLTKREVELERQTEECKHLVRISEQRRQENLSMSMKLNAVERRSRELLLTQGAAVSGAAVALSGLGTRLEGLVDQLITSYNISVKDLEDVIYHNEAYSRSNSSIESSPVSSKHSLKECTPSPKSGSFVSAVIGAIRNAATHPFATRNTDKKPTLETAKQMYKELSMESSSDLLDFETEPCLMMESVLEDVPLPDTYSHNMVSSSDSLRRALSFPETVDESNLKKTRINDECSSLTNLTQAILHRRKVENEEDDDCDSISESDTGTNDGPLASDYCPAVGLVDQVIDVDNLVTKLLKVLRIIQLDNDTCIQELKEEKSELETKLVVTVTELEELRKIVDNLHQSEEILNNTSDRRRSVMENCRLLIKEALATV
- the Corn gene encoding microtubule-binding protein cornetto isoform X1, whose product is MQLSSGNKLWNVPSSIVQAENGDREMSVSPQNEQASLEMDTPLEDNSLKVSSVHNVARQDSGVPEDLASPVGDTSKLLDEEDPDGTMNSSDCNITVIHVTESESHKADESSDRKDYAVEGKDSKDGSDSGVEGCATEVPRVRSRNSIDYASSCGGLDEASCDSSLVSCCSVYEDPCATLPDDVRLTTGGEGTSEGGSESSSIAGSVSVRTSRTNTKRTVAASNVGKKKASATEAQKTSRAKPVAPVSSNYLSTTPRTKPRTITPRSILSKAQPVTRDRARSREKSTVKEGTCDNTPTSSRVSTSFRSGTVAMPPRTRTRPIPDSLPSALTTEINKDLAQRGRGPGGSCRSRGGSSTRGARTPSSTPSEEVRKPLCAPRVPYTGRTEAGRAGKTDKSTINADNKALDTYATLPRRNRSKISIPKIGEKTDKVTRSRSGSRDASLSRQIERKVAGKESVVHKSLPPYPRHKTAEKTRIYHETSVQTGLTGQDIENALSGVPSAVAGPEVVERLHEGCQTEGTWEDMQTMHTDLKRLNEETSCQKEENEKLRAEITEVKRLLEEEQADHAFARQELDRNAQRVLAMLGTPQSEQAEGSDSFLELECHLQSSGQVVASQQLEIADLQSLCRMLSRDLEKSLAAQKALLQQQQELEAESAEMQDFLQEEKATLVDALKEAETELSKKEEMLTKREVELERQTEECKHLVRISEQRRQENLSMSMKLNAVERRSRELLLTQGAAVSGAAVALSGLGTRLEGLVDQLITSYNISVKDLEDVIYHNEAYSRSNSSIESSPVSSKHSLKECTPSPKSGSFVSAVIGAIRNAATHPFATRNTDKKPTLETAKQMYKELSMESSSDLLDFETEPCLMMESVLEDVPLPDTYSHNMVSSSDSLRRALSFPETVDESNLKKTRINDECSSLTNLTQAILHRRKVENEEDDDCDSISESDTGTNDGPLASDYCPAVGLVDQVIDVDNLVTKLLKVLRIIQLDNDTCIQELKEEKSELETKLVVTVTELEELRKIVDNLHQSEEILNNTSDRRRSVMENCRLLIKEAGKEELKFHEPAVANNSGPGEATDCEDLNANAAAQLPS